The Mercenaria mercenaria strain notata unplaced genomic scaffold, MADL_Memer_1 contig_4547, whole genome shotgun sequence genome contains a region encoding:
- the LOC128553963 gene encoding uncharacterized protein LOC128553963 produces the protein MNEFNVMFQGGESMIGYLHTEMTRLLRKLMGRFTTTEVIRDATDLPKVPFQVRENQHDDERLAVGWRVREYLDNSDVSTEITKKFFSDVRVFYEKMVATMVAKFPFKDATLQSLSFLKPDLRDTIKALKFILSCRIF, from the exons ATGAATGAGTTCAACGTTATGTTTCAG GGTGGTGAATCCATGATTGGCTACCTCCACACCGAGATGACTAGACTGCTTCGAAAGTTGATGGGGCGCTTCACAACCACGGAAGTTATCCGTGATGCAACAGATCTCCCCAAGGTACCCTTCCAGGTTCGGGAAAACCAACATGATGATGAGAGACTAGCTGTTGGCTGGCGTGTTAGAGAATACCTCGACAACAGTGATGTGTCCACAGAGATAACAAAGAAATTCTTCAG TGATGTGCGGGTCTTCTATGAGAAGATGGTTGCTACTATGGTTGCCAAGTTCCCATTCAAAGATGCTACCCTTCAATCACTCAGCTTCTTAAAACCAGACCTAAGGGATACTAttaaagctttgaaatttattttaagctGCAGAATATTTTAA